Proteins encoded by one window of Xiphophorus couchianus chromosome 13, X_couchianus-1.0, whole genome shotgun sequence:
- the ppp1r10 gene encoding serine/threonine-protein phosphatase 1 regulatory subunit 10 produces the protein MAKGPVDPREILKGVEALLGKDGELRSLEGVPKVFSLMKASTKMVSRCMYLNVLLQTKSHDILNRFIRVGGYRLLNSWLTYSKTTNNSPLLQLILLTLQKLPLKVDHLKQNNTAKLVKQLSKSAETEELRKLAAVLVDGWMATIRSQSVSSSGSSPADKKKKKEESKMPVRDVKEKSGDEGRKKEKSKAHAPSHTKIRSIGLEMEASNPTPPKKMSSAPQLGEKYIIKAPLLKRPSSGPSDAPPLEKKYKPLNQPPNATKEIKMKIIPALPMEATDFVDALNSAPVPEIKIKKKKPPGASTPANTKAVSPTSTKTNPFDSKPAGYSPSSARPASPETSASSIAADENQEPEQPLTPIPAEDPDTADNTEKPNALAEPRADEESLTKKGKKKKTVHWAEEEQLKHYFYFDLDETERVNVNKIKDFGEAAKRELMMDRQTFEMARRLSHDTMEERVPWTQPRPLTLAGSLVTPGANSTEKHTQREREMGILQEIFLSKESVPDSPHEPDPEPYEPMPPCLIPLDEDSSMMDEDYGEPADAASQQAQSESSKLPPVLANLMVNLSSSARSPQASSTTSTPTAPVVNVQELLSSIMGASGGQSTEELIKQPDFSDKIKQLLGSLQQSQIQTQGGPPPVNLGLLGHGPGMNNMTNMHMQGPMNGGYPPNSSPGGPRFNHPPPPHNHGPPFNNPGGPRMMGPRPGQGRGENGNYWGEDSMRGGPHRGGHFHRGGRGRGGDLGFRGRGRGGPRGGHNNMNDMSKRPVCRHFMMKGSCRYESNCAFYHPGVNGPPLPPNYPPNQHNQHPQHGH, from the exons ATGGCGAAGGGACCAGTTGACCCCAGGGAGATTCTGAAAGGCGTTGAAGCCCTGCTGGGAAAGGATGGTGAGCTGCGCAGTCTGGAGGGAGTCCCGAAGGTGTTTAG CTTGATGAAAGCCTCTACTAAGATGGTCAGTAGGTGTATGTACCTCAATGTGCTGCTGCAGACGAAATCTCATGATATTCTTAACAG GTTCATCAGAGTTGGTGGCTACAGGCTGCTCAATTCCTGGCTTACCTACTCAAAAACCACCAACAACAGCCCTCTGCTTCAACTCATCCTGCTCACACTGCAGAAGCTTCCTCTTAAAGTAGACCATCTCAAACAG AACAACACAGCAAAACTTGTGAAACAGCTGAGCAAAAGTGCAGAAACAGAAG aattgAGAAAGTTGGCAGCTGTTTTGGTGGACGGTTGGATGGCAACAATTCGTTCTCAGAGTGTCTCGAGCAGTGGCAGTTCCCCTGCTG ataaaaaaaagaagaaggaagagaGCAAGATGCCAGTGAGGGATGTGAAGGAAAAGAGTGGAGATGAGGGGAGGAAGAAGGAGAAATCCAAAGCTCATGCACCCAGCCATACAAAGATTCGCTCCATAG GTCTGGAGATGGAGGCTTCCAACCCAACTCCTCCTAAAAAGATGTCCTCTGCACCACAGCTGGGCGAGAAATACATCATAAAGGCCCCGTTGCTCAAGAGGCCGAG TTCTGGTCCTTCAGACGCTCCACCTCttgagaaaaaatacaaacctCTCAATCAGCCTCCAAACGCAACCAAAGAGATCAAAATGAAGATAATTCCAGCTCTAC CAATGGAAGCTACAGACTTTGTGGACGCCCTGAACTCGGCCCCAGTGCCTGAGATTAAGATCAAAAAGAAGAAACCGCCTGGTGCTTCTACTCCTGCTAACACCAAAGCTGTCTCACCAACATCAACCAAG ACAAACCCATTTGACAGCAAACCAGCTGGCTATTCTCCATCTTCAGCTAGACCTGCATCCCCAGAAACCTCTGCTTCCTCGATTGCTGCTGATGAAAACCAGGAGCCAGAGCAGCCTTTGACCCCAATTCCTGCTGAGGATCCAGACACAGCTGACAACA CTGAGAAGCCCAACGCCTTGGCAGAACCGCGTGCAGACGAGGAGAGCCTGACCaagaaaggcaaaaagaaaaaaaccgtCCACTGGGCCGAGGAAGAGCAGCTCAAGcactacttttattttgatttggaTGAGACAGAGAGAG tCAATGTCAACAAGATCAAAGATTTTGGTGAGGCTGCCAAGCGGGAGCTAATGATGGACAGGCAAACGTTTGAGATGGCTCGTCGGCTTTCACATGACACCATGGAAGAAAGGGTCCCCTGGACACAACCCAGGCCCCTGACGCTGGCGGGCAGCTTGGTGACCCCTGGAGCCAACAGCACAGAGAAACATACCCAGAGAGAGCGTGAGATGGGCATCCTACAGGAAATCTTCCTCAGTAAAGAGAG TGTACCTGACAGCCCTCATGAGCCAGACCCAGAGCCGTATGAACCCATGCCCCCCTGTCTCATTCCTTTGGACGAA GATTCATCTATGATGGATGAGGACTATGGTGAGCCTGCAGACGCCGCCTCCCAGCAGGCCCAGAGTGAGAGCTCCAAGCTGCCGCCGGTCCTGGCCAACCTCATGGTCAACCTGAGCAGCAGCGCCCGCAGCCCCCAGGCCTCCAGCACCACTAGCACCCCTACAGCTCCGGTGGTCAACGTGCAGGAGCTGCTCTCATCCATCATG GGAGCTTCTGGTGGTCAGTCTACTGAAGAGCTGATAAAGCAGCCAGACTTCTCCGATAAGATCAAGCAGCTGCTGGGTTCCCTGCAGCAGAGCCAGATTCAAACACAGGGAGGACCACCTCCAG TCAACCTGGGGCTGCTGGGACACGGCCCAGGCATGAACAACATGACCAACATGCACATGCAGGGGCCCATGAATGGTGGTTACCCACCCAACAGCTCACCTGGGGGTCCTCGTTTCAACCATCCCCCTCCACCTCACAACCATGGGCCGCCCTTCAACAACCCTGGAGGCCCTCGCATGATGGGGCCCCGGCCTGGACAGGGCAGAGGAGAGAACGGGAACTATTGGGGAGAGGACTCCATGAGAGGAGGCCCACACAGAGGAGGACATTTCCACCGAGGAGGTCGGGGTCGTGGTGGAGATCTGGGTTTCAGAGGCAGGGGCCGTGGAGGGCCCAGAGGAGGACACAACAACATGAATG ATATGTCCAAAAGGCCGGTATGTCGTCACTTCATGATGAAGGGAAGTTGCAGATATGAAAGCAACTGTGCTTTCTACCACCCTGGTGTGAACGGCCCACCTCTACCACCCAACTACCCTCCTAACCAACACAACCAGCACCCACAGCATGGCCACTAG